One Glycine max cultivar Williams 82 chromosome 3, Glycine_max_v4.0, whole genome shotgun sequence DNA window includes the following coding sequences:
- the LOC100791588 gene encoding gamma-tubulin complex component 2 isoform X3 gives MVGVEGHYILIKTVCGKSNDITFLVDPSMDLALQELAKRIFPLCKSFLLINQFVESRSQFQSGLVNHAFSAALRALLLDYQAMVAQLEHQFRLGRLSLQGLWFYCQPMMRSMQGLSTVIQRASVNNISGSAVLNLLQSQAKAMAGDNAVRMMLEKMAQCASSAYMSILERWVYEGVIDDPYGEFFIAEDKSLQKESLTQDYEAKYWRQRYSLKDGIPSFLANIAGTILTTGKYLNVMRECGHNVQVPPSENSKLMSFGSNHHYLECIKAAYNFASGELLNLIKDKYDLTGRLRSIKHYLLLDQGDFLVHFMDIARDELAKKPDEVSVEKLQSLLDLALRTTAAAADPFHEGLTCVVERSSLLRRLGTFNDLEVTLRNSGDNDLEEPVSITGLETFSLSYKVHWPLSIVLSSKALIKYQLLFRFLFHCKHVDRQLCGAWQVHQGVRALNTHGTAISRSSLLCRSMLKFINSLLHYLTFEVIEPNWHLMYNKLQSAKSIDEVIQHHDFFLDKCLRECLLLLPELLKKVERLKSMCLQYAAATQWLISSSIELHNPVEPIDDSKGLNKAKWKSGQVLKSTTRNVAVTDSVLKFEKEFNTELQSLGSILSSNSQAEPYLSHLAQWLLGVKNVKNGL, from the exons ATGGTTGGCGTTGAGGGACATTACATCTTAATCAAAACAGTTTGTGGCAAGAGCAATGATATTACTTTCCTGGTTGACCCATCAATGGATTTGGCCCTGCAG GAGTTGGCAAAACGGATATTCCCTCTTTGCAAGAGCTTTCTGTTGATCAACCAGTTTGTGGAGTCAAGGTCTCAGTTCCAGAGTGGCCTGGTTAATCATGCCTTTTCTGCTGCACTGAGAGCACTTCTTCTC GATTACCAGGCTATGGTGGCACAGCTCGAACACCAATTTCGGCTAGGAAGACTTTCTCTTCAAGGATTGTGGTTCTATTGTCAG cccATGATGAGGTCTATGCAGGGATTATCCACTGTCATACAGAGGGCTTCAGTTAACAATATTTCTGGTTCTGCTGTTCTTAACTTACTGCAGAGCCAG GCAAAGGCTATGGCTGGAGACAATGCTGTCAGGATGATGCTGGAGAAAATGGCACAATGTGCGAGTAGTGCTTACATGAGCATACTAGAAAG ATGGGTTTACGAAGGTGTAATAGATGATCCTTACGGTGAATTTTTCATCGCAGAGGATAAATCTCTTCAAAAG GAGAGTCTCACTCAAGATTATGAAGCTAAGTATTGGCGACAACGTTACAGCCTCAAAGATGGAATTCCTAGTTTCCTTGCAAATATTGCGGGGACAATTTTGACGACAGGAAAATATCTAAATGTCATGAGAGAATGCGGACATAATGTCCAG GTCCCTCCATCAGAAAATTCAAAACTAATGAGTTTTGGCTCAAATCATCATTATCTTGAATGTATTAAGGCTGCTTATAACTTTGCAAGCGGTGAACTCTTGAATCTCATTAAGGATAAG tatgATCTAACGGGAAGGCTGCGTTCTATAAAACACTACCTTCTTCTTGATCAG GGTGATTTCTTAGTACATTTTATGGATATTGCACGAGATGAACTGGCTAAAAAGCCTGATGAAGTCTCAGTTGAGAAGCTGCAG TCTCTTCTAGACCTTGCATTGCGTACTACAGCAGCTGCAGCAGATCCTTTTCATGAAGGCTTAACCTGTGTTGTG GAAAGATCTTCTCTGCTTAGAAGGTTGGGCACATTTAATGATCTTGAGGTTACTCTGAGAAATTCTGGTGACAATGATCTGGAGGAGCCTGTTAGCATCACTGGTCTTGAAACATTTTCACTAAGTTACAAG GTTCACTGGCCACTGTCTATAGTGTTATCAAGCAAAGCCCTTATAAAGTACCAATTActttttcgatttcttttccaCTGCAAACATGTTGACCGTCAGTTATGTGGAGCATGGCaagtacatcaa GGAGTTCGTGCTCTCAATACACATGGAACTGCTATCTCCAGATCATCTCTTCTTTGCAGGAGCAtgcttaaatttattaatagcCTTTTGCACTATCTGACATTTGAG gTTATTGAACCCAATTGGCATCTGATGTATAACAAACTTCAGTCAGCAAAAAGCATAGATGAG GTTATACAACATCATGATTTTTTCCTTGATAAATGTTTGAGAGAGTGTTTACTTCTTTTACCTGAGCTGCTGAAG AAGGTGGAGAGGCTTAAATCCATGTGCCTACAATATGCAGCAGCAACTCAATGGCTTATTTCATCTTCTATTGAATTACATAATCCAGTTGAACCTATTGATGATTCAAAAGGCTTGAATAAAGCCAAATGGAAATCAGGTCAGGTCCTGAAGTCAACCACCAGAAATGTGGCAGTCACCGATTCTGTCCT aaaatttgagaaagagTTTAATACTGAGCTTCAGAGTCTTGGATCAATCTTGAGTAGTAACTCCCAGGCAGAGCCATATCTGTCTCATCTTGCACAATGGCTTCTTGGTGTTAAAAATGTAAAGAATGGTTTATGA
- the LOC100791588 gene encoding gamma-tubulin complex component 2 isoform X4, with translation MVAQLEHQFRLGRLSLQGLWFYCQPMMRSMQGLSTVIQRASVNNISGSAVLNLLQSQAKAMAGDNAVRMMLEKMAQCASSAYMSILERWVYEGVIDDPYGEFFIAEDKSLQKESLTQDYEAKYWRQRYSLKDGIPSFLANIAGTILTTGKYLNVMRECGHNVQVPPSENSKLMSFGSNHHYLECIKAAYNFASGELLNLIKDKYDLTGRLRSIKHYLLLDQGDFLVHFMDIARDELAKKPDEVSVEKLQSLLDLALRTTAAAADPFHEGLTCVVERSSLLRRLGTFNDLEVTLRNSGDNDLEEPVSITGLETFSLSYKVHWPLSIVLSSKALIKYQLLFRFLFHCKHVDRQLCGAWQVHQGVRALNTHGTAISRSSLLCRSMLKFINSLLHYLTFEVIEPNWHLMYNKLQSAKSIDEVIQHHDFFLDKCLRECLLLLPELLKKVERLKSMCLQYAAATQWLISSSIELHNPVEPIDDSKGLNKAKWKSGQVLKSTTRNVAVTDSVLKFEKEFNTELQSLGSILSSNSQAEPYLSHLAQWLLGVKNVKNGL, from the exons ATGGTGGCACAGCTCGAACACCAATTTCGGCTAGGAAGACTTTCTCTTCAAGGATTGTGGTTCTATTGTCAG cccATGATGAGGTCTATGCAGGGATTATCCACTGTCATACAGAGGGCTTCAGTTAACAATATTTCTGGTTCTGCTGTTCTTAACTTACTGCAGAGCCAG GCAAAGGCTATGGCTGGAGACAATGCTGTCAGGATGATGCTGGAGAAAATGGCACAATGTGCGAGTAGTGCTTACATGAGCATACTAGAAAG ATGGGTTTACGAAGGTGTAATAGATGATCCTTACGGTGAATTTTTCATCGCAGAGGATAAATCTCTTCAAAAG GAGAGTCTCACTCAAGATTATGAAGCTAAGTATTGGCGACAACGTTACAGCCTCAAAGATGGAATTCCTAGTTTCCTTGCAAATATTGCGGGGACAATTTTGACGACAGGAAAATATCTAAATGTCATGAGAGAATGCGGACATAATGTCCAG GTCCCTCCATCAGAAAATTCAAAACTAATGAGTTTTGGCTCAAATCATCATTATCTTGAATGTATTAAGGCTGCTTATAACTTTGCAAGCGGTGAACTCTTGAATCTCATTAAGGATAAG tatgATCTAACGGGAAGGCTGCGTTCTATAAAACACTACCTTCTTCTTGATCAG GGTGATTTCTTAGTACATTTTATGGATATTGCACGAGATGAACTGGCTAAAAAGCCTGATGAAGTCTCAGTTGAGAAGCTGCAG TCTCTTCTAGACCTTGCATTGCGTACTACAGCAGCTGCAGCAGATCCTTTTCATGAAGGCTTAACCTGTGTTGTG GAAAGATCTTCTCTGCTTAGAAGGTTGGGCACATTTAATGATCTTGAGGTTACTCTGAGAAATTCTGGTGACAATGATCTGGAGGAGCCTGTTAGCATCACTGGTCTTGAAACATTTTCACTAAGTTACAAG GTTCACTGGCCACTGTCTATAGTGTTATCAAGCAAAGCCCTTATAAAGTACCAATTActttttcgatttcttttccaCTGCAAACATGTTGACCGTCAGTTATGTGGAGCATGGCaagtacatcaa GGAGTTCGTGCTCTCAATACACATGGAACTGCTATCTCCAGATCATCTCTTCTTTGCAGGAGCAtgcttaaatttattaatagcCTTTTGCACTATCTGACATTTGAG gTTATTGAACCCAATTGGCATCTGATGTATAACAAACTTCAGTCAGCAAAAAGCATAGATGAG GTTATACAACATCATGATTTTTTCCTTGATAAATGTTTGAGAGAGTGTTTACTTCTTTTACCTGAGCTGCTGAAG AAGGTGGAGAGGCTTAAATCCATGTGCCTACAATATGCAGCAGCAACTCAATGGCTTATTTCATCTTCTATTGAATTACATAATCCAGTTGAACCTATTGATGATTCAAAAGGCTTGAATAAAGCCAAATGGAAATCAGGTCAGGTCCTGAAGTCAACCACCAGAAATGTGGCAGTCACCGATTCTGTCCT aaaatttgagaaagagTTTAATACTGAGCTTCAGAGTCTTGGATCAATCTTGAGTAGTAACTCCCAGGCAGAGCCATATCTGTCTCATCTTGCACAATGGCTTCTTGGTGTTAAAAATGTAAAGAATGGTTTATGA
- the LOC100791588 gene encoding gamma-tubulin complex component 2 isoform X1, which produces MSQTAIANFEKPIGCYSPSVQELIVIDNVLSAMVGVEGHYILIKTVCGKSNDITFLVDPSMDLALQELAKRIFPLCKSFLLINQFVESRSQFQSGLVNHAFSAALRALLLDYQAMVAQLEHQFRLGRLSLQGLWFYCQPMMRSMQGLSTVIQRASVNNISGSAVLNLLQSQAKAMAGDNAVRMMLEKMAQCASSAYMSILERWVYEGVIDDPYGEFFIAEDKSLQKESLTQDYEAKYWRQRYSLKDGIPSFLANIAGTILTTGKYLNVMRECGHNVQVPPSENSKLMSFGSNHHYLECIKAAYNFASGELLNLIKDKYDLTGRLRSIKHYLLLDQGDFLVHFMDIARDELAKKPDEVSVEKLQSLLDLALRTTAAAADPFHEGLTCVVERSSLLRRLGTFNDLEVTLRNSGDNDLEEPVSITGLETFSLSYKVHWPLSIVLSSKALIKYQLLFRFLFHCKHVDRQLCGAWQVHQGVRALNTHGTAISRSSLLCRSMLKFINSLLHYLTFEVIEPNWHLMYNKLQSAKSIDEVIQHHDFFLDKCLRECLLLLPELLKKVERLKSMCLQYAAATQWLISSSIELHNPVEPIDDSKGLNKAKWKSGQVLKSTTRNVAVTDSVLKFEKEFNTELQSLGSILSSNSQAEPYLSHLAQWLLGVKNVKNGL; this is translated from the exons ATGAGCCAAACCGCCATTGCCAACTTCGAAAAGCCAATAGGCTGTTACTCTCCATCGGTTCAA GAGCTTATTGTTATTGATAATGTGCTCTCTGCCATGGTTGGCGTTGAGGGACATTACATCTTAATCAAAACAGTTTGTGGCAAGAGCAATGATATTACTTTCCTGGTTGACCCATCAATGGATTTGGCCCTGCAG GAGTTGGCAAAACGGATATTCCCTCTTTGCAAGAGCTTTCTGTTGATCAACCAGTTTGTGGAGTCAAGGTCTCAGTTCCAGAGTGGCCTGGTTAATCATGCCTTTTCTGCTGCACTGAGAGCACTTCTTCTC GATTACCAGGCTATGGTGGCACAGCTCGAACACCAATTTCGGCTAGGAAGACTTTCTCTTCAAGGATTGTGGTTCTATTGTCAG cccATGATGAGGTCTATGCAGGGATTATCCACTGTCATACAGAGGGCTTCAGTTAACAATATTTCTGGTTCTGCTGTTCTTAACTTACTGCAGAGCCAG GCAAAGGCTATGGCTGGAGACAATGCTGTCAGGATGATGCTGGAGAAAATGGCACAATGTGCGAGTAGTGCTTACATGAGCATACTAGAAAG ATGGGTTTACGAAGGTGTAATAGATGATCCTTACGGTGAATTTTTCATCGCAGAGGATAAATCTCTTCAAAAG GAGAGTCTCACTCAAGATTATGAAGCTAAGTATTGGCGACAACGTTACAGCCTCAAAGATGGAATTCCTAGTTTCCTTGCAAATATTGCGGGGACAATTTTGACGACAGGAAAATATCTAAATGTCATGAGAGAATGCGGACATAATGTCCAG GTCCCTCCATCAGAAAATTCAAAACTAATGAGTTTTGGCTCAAATCATCATTATCTTGAATGTATTAAGGCTGCTTATAACTTTGCAAGCGGTGAACTCTTGAATCTCATTAAGGATAAG tatgATCTAACGGGAAGGCTGCGTTCTATAAAACACTACCTTCTTCTTGATCAG GGTGATTTCTTAGTACATTTTATGGATATTGCACGAGATGAACTGGCTAAAAAGCCTGATGAAGTCTCAGTTGAGAAGCTGCAG TCTCTTCTAGACCTTGCATTGCGTACTACAGCAGCTGCAGCAGATCCTTTTCATGAAGGCTTAACCTGTGTTGTG GAAAGATCTTCTCTGCTTAGAAGGTTGGGCACATTTAATGATCTTGAGGTTACTCTGAGAAATTCTGGTGACAATGATCTGGAGGAGCCTGTTAGCATCACTGGTCTTGAAACATTTTCACTAAGTTACAAG GTTCACTGGCCACTGTCTATAGTGTTATCAAGCAAAGCCCTTATAAAGTACCAATTActttttcgatttcttttccaCTGCAAACATGTTGACCGTCAGTTATGTGGAGCATGGCaagtacatcaa GGAGTTCGTGCTCTCAATACACATGGAACTGCTATCTCCAGATCATCTCTTCTTTGCAGGAGCAtgcttaaatttattaatagcCTTTTGCACTATCTGACATTTGAG gTTATTGAACCCAATTGGCATCTGATGTATAACAAACTTCAGTCAGCAAAAAGCATAGATGAG GTTATACAACATCATGATTTTTTCCTTGATAAATGTTTGAGAGAGTGTTTACTTCTTTTACCTGAGCTGCTGAAG AAGGTGGAGAGGCTTAAATCCATGTGCCTACAATATGCAGCAGCAACTCAATGGCTTATTTCATCTTCTATTGAATTACATAATCCAGTTGAACCTATTGATGATTCAAAAGGCTTGAATAAAGCCAAATGGAAATCAGGTCAGGTCCTGAAGTCAACCACCAGAAATGTGGCAGTCACCGATTCTGTCCT aaaatttgagaaagagTTTAATACTGAGCTTCAGAGTCTTGGATCAATCTTGAGTAGTAACTCCCAGGCAGAGCCATATCTGTCTCATCTTGCACAATGGCTTCTTGGTGTTAAAAATGTAAAGAATGGTTTATGA
- the LOC100791588 gene encoding gamma-tubulin complex component 2 isoform X2, with the protein MGLVSKPAELIVIDNVLSAMVGVEGHYILIKTVCGKSNDITFLVDPSMDLALQELAKRIFPLCKSFLLINQFVESRSQFQSGLVNHAFSAALRALLLDYQAMVAQLEHQFRLGRLSLQGLWFYCQPMMRSMQGLSTVIQRASVNNISGSAVLNLLQSQAKAMAGDNAVRMMLEKMAQCASSAYMSILERWVYEGVIDDPYGEFFIAEDKSLQKESLTQDYEAKYWRQRYSLKDGIPSFLANIAGTILTTGKYLNVMRECGHNVQVPPSENSKLMSFGSNHHYLECIKAAYNFASGELLNLIKDKYDLTGRLRSIKHYLLLDQGDFLVHFMDIARDELAKKPDEVSVEKLQSLLDLALRTTAAAADPFHEGLTCVVERSSLLRRLGTFNDLEVTLRNSGDNDLEEPVSITGLETFSLSYKVHWPLSIVLSSKALIKYQLLFRFLFHCKHVDRQLCGAWQVHQGVRALNTHGTAISRSSLLCRSMLKFINSLLHYLTFEVIEPNWHLMYNKLQSAKSIDEVIQHHDFFLDKCLRECLLLLPELLKKVERLKSMCLQYAAATQWLISSSIELHNPVEPIDDSKGLNKAKWKSGQVLKSTTRNVAVTDSVLKFEKEFNTELQSLGSILSSNSQAEPYLSHLAQWLLGVKNVKNGL; encoded by the exons ATGGGATTAGTCTCTAAGCCAGCA GAGCTTATTGTTATTGATAATGTGCTCTCTGCCATGGTTGGCGTTGAGGGACATTACATCTTAATCAAAACAGTTTGTGGCAAGAGCAATGATATTACTTTCCTGGTTGACCCATCAATGGATTTGGCCCTGCAG GAGTTGGCAAAACGGATATTCCCTCTTTGCAAGAGCTTTCTGTTGATCAACCAGTTTGTGGAGTCAAGGTCTCAGTTCCAGAGTGGCCTGGTTAATCATGCCTTTTCTGCTGCACTGAGAGCACTTCTTCTC GATTACCAGGCTATGGTGGCACAGCTCGAACACCAATTTCGGCTAGGAAGACTTTCTCTTCAAGGATTGTGGTTCTATTGTCAG cccATGATGAGGTCTATGCAGGGATTATCCACTGTCATACAGAGGGCTTCAGTTAACAATATTTCTGGTTCTGCTGTTCTTAACTTACTGCAGAGCCAG GCAAAGGCTATGGCTGGAGACAATGCTGTCAGGATGATGCTGGAGAAAATGGCACAATGTGCGAGTAGTGCTTACATGAGCATACTAGAAAG ATGGGTTTACGAAGGTGTAATAGATGATCCTTACGGTGAATTTTTCATCGCAGAGGATAAATCTCTTCAAAAG GAGAGTCTCACTCAAGATTATGAAGCTAAGTATTGGCGACAACGTTACAGCCTCAAAGATGGAATTCCTAGTTTCCTTGCAAATATTGCGGGGACAATTTTGACGACAGGAAAATATCTAAATGTCATGAGAGAATGCGGACATAATGTCCAG GTCCCTCCATCAGAAAATTCAAAACTAATGAGTTTTGGCTCAAATCATCATTATCTTGAATGTATTAAGGCTGCTTATAACTTTGCAAGCGGTGAACTCTTGAATCTCATTAAGGATAAG tatgATCTAACGGGAAGGCTGCGTTCTATAAAACACTACCTTCTTCTTGATCAG GGTGATTTCTTAGTACATTTTATGGATATTGCACGAGATGAACTGGCTAAAAAGCCTGATGAAGTCTCAGTTGAGAAGCTGCAG TCTCTTCTAGACCTTGCATTGCGTACTACAGCAGCTGCAGCAGATCCTTTTCATGAAGGCTTAACCTGTGTTGTG GAAAGATCTTCTCTGCTTAGAAGGTTGGGCACATTTAATGATCTTGAGGTTACTCTGAGAAATTCTGGTGACAATGATCTGGAGGAGCCTGTTAGCATCACTGGTCTTGAAACATTTTCACTAAGTTACAAG GTTCACTGGCCACTGTCTATAGTGTTATCAAGCAAAGCCCTTATAAAGTACCAATTActttttcgatttcttttccaCTGCAAACATGTTGACCGTCAGTTATGTGGAGCATGGCaagtacatcaa GGAGTTCGTGCTCTCAATACACATGGAACTGCTATCTCCAGATCATCTCTTCTTTGCAGGAGCAtgcttaaatttattaatagcCTTTTGCACTATCTGACATTTGAG gTTATTGAACCCAATTGGCATCTGATGTATAACAAACTTCAGTCAGCAAAAAGCATAGATGAG GTTATACAACATCATGATTTTTTCCTTGATAAATGTTTGAGAGAGTGTTTACTTCTTTTACCTGAGCTGCTGAAG AAGGTGGAGAGGCTTAAATCCATGTGCCTACAATATGCAGCAGCAACTCAATGGCTTATTTCATCTTCTATTGAATTACATAATCCAGTTGAACCTATTGATGATTCAAAAGGCTTGAATAAAGCCAAATGGAAATCAGGTCAGGTCCTGAAGTCAACCACCAGAAATGTGGCAGTCACCGATTCTGTCCT aaaatttgagaaagagTTTAATACTGAGCTTCAGAGTCTTGGATCAATCTTGAGTAGTAACTCCCAGGCAGAGCCATATCTGTCTCATCTTGCACAATGGCTTCTTGGTGTTAAAAATGTAAAGAATGGTTTATGA